One segment of Rhodopirellula baltica SH 1 DNA contains the following:
- a CDS encoding DUF1583 domain-containing protein has protein sequence MSPPDDWMSCRVSVRDGVCRHFINGRPILQRTLVDGQFPWVALRAHRLSHGGIRNLTITGSPEIPSSIDMVNSPKLVGWYSYYDEPVDNPNDMFSWRSVATQETEASFEVQHAARRELAGSNLESLLMYHRPMMEHGSIEYEFFYAKGKTAVHPAIDRMALMLEPDGVKVHWVTDGAHQPGILSPANRVFAIKEGQRRPQLDLKDNSWNRVRLELRGDDVQLHLNGKPIVERTLEPWNQRQFGLFHFADETNVRVRNLRWSGDWPNADQVFGENFRVMPNTAEMEQLASALPQSYQQDFRKLEFDASHFIQRGGPISVEEDGITMKASGSQSTDLPLWLEVRGDFDLRARFENFQHADVGDGALEMLAYLPSDGQKIRVARHRWDNKEQKLRTRFSPMTDAGHQAQRARDHWVANEATSGVFRMVRLGTTVHYLFAENDSETFRLLSTDQVGRGSLNAGGITLKAFSSKGGSASTTWTNISVRAEEISGVAVPDMQALRNQLDDSKKLLKKSFVHDFTKAAPDAEMFARINDTRPWNEADDGLRMRDIGTGEWGASALVAQMPVEGDFDIRLEFDELKLSSGNGQQAILAIEVQPTSEPRTTVNSMLGLNAPGVIQAEGYARVRMPDGSQWFNGTERHTVTSATALRIARRGERFFMMVRAEGEQHDRIVSMSDHSNAPINGIIMMLHSGGAGSESSVRLKKFEVHSDEQ, from the coding sequence ATGAGCCCGCCAGACGATTGGATGAGTTGTCGAGTCTCGGTTCGTGATGGGGTCTGTCGTCACTTCATCAACGGAAGGCCCATTTTGCAGCGAACGTTGGTGGACGGGCAGTTCCCTTGGGTGGCGTTGCGAGCACATCGGTTGAGCCACGGAGGCATTCGCAACCTCACTATCACGGGATCGCCTGAAATTCCCTCCTCCATCGACATGGTCAATTCGCCGAAACTAGTTGGTTGGTACAGCTACTACGACGAGCCTGTTGACAACCCGAACGACATGTTTTCATGGCGATCCGTTGCGACGCAAGAAACGGAAGCGTCGTTTGAGGTTCAGCACGCGGCTCGACGTGAACTCGCGGGATCCAATTTGGAGAGTCTGCTGATGTATCACCGGCCGATGATGGAACATGGCTCGATTGAATATGAGTTCTTCTACGCGAAGGGAAAAACGGCCGTCCACCCAGCGATTGATCGGATGGCTTTGATGCTCGAACCGGATGGCGTCAAGGTGCACTGGGTGACAGACGGTGCGCATCAACCAGGCATTCTTTCGCCTGCGAATCGAGTATTCGCAATCAAGGAAGGTCAGAGACGTCCCCAGCTCGACTTGAAAGACAATTCATGGAACCGAGTTCGATTGGAGCTTCGAGGCGATGATGTTCAGTTGCATCTGAATGGAAAGCCTATCGTGGAGAGGACGCTTGAACCATGGAATCAACGGCAGTTCGGATTGTTCCATTTCGCGGACGAAACGAACGTGCGAGTTCGTAATTTGCGATGGTCAGGTGACTGGCCGAATGCGGATCAAGTGTTTGGTGAGAATTTTCGCGTGATGCCGAATACAGCTGAGATGGAACAGTTGGCGTCTGCACTGCCGCAATCGTACCAGCAAGATTTTCGCAAATTGGAATTCGACGCGAGCCATTTCATTCAACGAGGTGGGCCGATCTCAGTCGAAGAGGACGGCATCACAATGAAAGCGAGCGGTAGTCAAAGCACCGATCTTCCCCTTTGGCTCGAGGTGCGCGGCGACTTCGATTTACGCGCACGATTCGAGAACTTTCAACATGCGGACGTCGGCGACGGGGCTCTCGAAATGCTCGCGTACCTGCCAAGTGATGGTCAGAAAATTCGCGTTGCTCGACATCGATGGGATAACAAAGAGCAAAAGCTGCGAACCCGATTTTCGCCGATGACGGATGCCGGCCATCAAGCTCAACGAGCAAGAGATCATTGGGTCGCGAACGAAGCGACATCGGGGGTTTTTCGAATGGTCCGTCTGGGCACCACCGTTCACTACTTGTTCGCTGAAAACGATTCTGAAACCTTTCGTCTTCTGTCGACTGATCAAGTCGGCCGTGGTTCCCTGAACGCGGGAGGCATCACCCTCAAAGCGTTTTCCTCGAAGGGGGGTTCTGCATCGACGACCTGGACCAACATCAGCGTGCGCGCCGAGGAAATATCGGGCGTCGCGGTACCGGACATGCAAGCGTTGCGGAACCAGTTGGACGACTCGAAGAAGCTGTTGAAGAAGTCGTTCGTGCACGACTTTACGAAAGCAGCTCCGGATGCGGAGATGTTTGCCAGGATCAACGATACAAGACCTTGGAACGAAGCTGACGATGGTCTTCGGATGCGAGACATCGGAACGGGCGAGTGGGGGGCGAGTGCCCTCGTCGCGCAAATGCCCGTCGAAGGTGACTTTGATATTCGTCTAGAATTTGATGAACTCAAACTTAGTTCGGGAAACGGGCAACAAGCCATTCTCGCAATCGAGGTTCAGCCGACGTCTGAACCGCGAACGACGGTCAATTCGATGTTGGGTCTGAATGCACCCGGCGTTATTCAAGCGGAAGGCTACGCGCGAGTGCGAATGCCAGATGGAAGTCAATGGTTCAATGGAACCGAACGGCACACCGTGACATCTGCCACCGCGTTGCGAATCGCTCGCCGGGGTGAGCGATTCTTCATGATGGTTCGTGCCGAAGGTGAACAGCACGATCGTATCGTGTCGATGTCAGATCACTCGAACGCGCCGATCAACGGAATCATTATGATGCTGCACAGCGGAGGTGCGGGAAGTGAATCAAGCGTTCGCCTCAAGAAGTTTGAAGTTCACTCAGACGAACAGTGA
- the ilvA gene encoding threonine ammonia-lyase produces the protein MSPLIAADKIEAARKRIAKVVRHTPLMRNARLSALYDAEILLKREDLQEVRSYKIRGAYNRMSQLSDAQRAAGVVCASAGNHAQGFAYACHAMGIQGRVFMPAVTPKQKVDKVKLFGQEHVEVILIGDTFDDAAAEAHRAAEEGLTYIPPFDDPAIIEGQGTVGAEILEDHSEPIDMVLVAVGGGGLISGLGSIFKQLSPKTKIIGIEPTGAPAMHDSLRAGEVITLEKIDNFVDGAAVRRVGDLNFKIAQHVIDEMILVPEGKVCSVMLQLYNDEGLVVEPAGALSIAALDQLASEICGKTVVCVVGGSNNDITRTEEIRDRAMLYEGLQHYFIIKFPQRAGALREFLNNVLGPTDDITHFEYTRKHNRETGPALVGLQVAHRDDYQGLLDRMAASNIEYQVVNEQRMLFELLV, from the coding sequence ATGTCCCCTCTGATCGCCGCCGACAAAATTGAAGCGGCTCGCAAGCGAATCGCCAAAGTGGTTCGCCACACGCCATTGATGCGAAACGCTCGGCTCTCTGCACTTTATGATGCGGAGATTTTGCTCAAACGTGAGGACTTGCAGGAAGTTCGCAGCTACAAAATTCGTGGCGCGTACAACCGGATGTCGCAACTCAGTGATGCACAACGTGCCGCGGGAGTCGTTTGCGCTAGTGCCGGAAATCACGCGCAAGGATTCGCCTACGCCTGCCATGCCATGGGGATTCAGGGGCGAGTTTTTATGCCGGCGGTCACGCCGAAGCAAAAGGTCGACAAAGTCAAGCTGTTTGGACAGGAACACGTTGAGGTCATCTTGATTGGTGACACCTTTGACGACGCCGCCGCGGAGGCTCATCGCGCAGCTGAGGAAGGCCTGACGTACATTCCTCCGTTTGATGATCCCGCGATCATTGAGGGACAAGGCACCGTTGGTGCTGAAATTTTAGAGGACCATTCCGAGCCAATTGATATGGTGCTCGTTGCCGTCGGTGGCGGCGGTCTGATCTCGGGATTGGGCAGCATCTTCAAACAGCTTTCACCGAAAACGAAGATCATCGGCATTGAACCCACCGGTGCACCAGCGATGCATGATAGCCTTCGAGCAGGCGAGGTGATCACGCTGGAAAAGATCGACAACTTCGTTGATGGAGCCGCGGTCAGGCGTGTCGGAGATTTGAATTTCAAGATCGCTCAACATGTGATTGACGAAATGATTTTGGTGCCGGAAGGAAAGGTGTGCAGCGTGATGTTGCAGCTCTACAACGACGAAGGTTTGGTCGTGGAACCGGCTGGCGCGTTGTCGATCGCCGCACTGGACCAGCTCGCATCCGAAATTTGCGGCAAAACTGTTGTCTGCGTTGTCGGCGGAAGCAACAACGACATCACTCGCACCGAAGAAATTCGTGACCGAGCAATGTTGTACGAAGGTTTGCAGCACTACTTCATCATCAAGTTTCCGCAGCGAGCCGGGGCTTTGCGAGAGTTCCTCAACAATGTGCTTGGGCCAACCGACGACATCACACACTTTGAGTACACACGAAAGCACAATCGCGAAACCGGGCCGGCGCTCGTTGGTTTGCAGGTCGCCCACCGCGACGACTACCAAGGCTTGCTCGACCGGATGGCCGCCAGCAATATCGAATACCAAGTCGTCAACGAACAACGCATGCTGTTCGAGTTGTTGGTGTAA
- the lptB gene encoding LPS export ABC transporter ATP-binding protein yields MSDEFTPTSFPTESAMGHGVMPQSSEPVLEAVGLQKTYGRRRVVDGVNLHVGEAEIVGLLGPNGAGKSTSFRMICGLVQPDQGRVYLGGQDVTDWPMFRRARDGQMGYLPQEPSVFKKLTVEQNISALFELLGVDRKQRKQRTNELLEEFNITHIRKSRAAGLSGGERRRLEIARCLVSNPRIVMLDEPFAGIDPVTVQSIQGVIQQLRDSGISVLITDHAAREILTTVDRCYVIYQGQVLIDGTPDEVKRHPKVREEYLGDLDAAAGTSVDSGQAASNAPAANQFRVDPAHPQPPPASPATATPRRQVPRRRVTDV; encoded by the coding sequence ATGAGTGACGAATTTACACCGACATCCTTTCCCACCGAATCTGCGATGGGACACGGTGTCATGCCGCAATCGTCCGAACCGGTGCTCGAAGCAGTTGGTCTGCAAAAGACCTATGGTCGTCGCCGCGTCGTCGATGGCGTGAATTTGCACGTGGGCGAAGCGGAGATCGTTGGCTTGCTCGGGCCAAACGGTGCGGGAAAATCGACCAGCTTTCGAATGATATGCGGACTCGTTCAGCCCGACCAAGGTCGCGTGTACTTAGGCGGACAAGATGTCACCGATTGGCCGATGTTCCGGCGTGCTCGCGACGGTCAGATGGGGTACCTGCCTCAGGAACCGAGCGTTTTCAAAAAGCTGACGGTGGAACAGAATATCTCCGCGTTGTTCGAGTTGTTGGGCGTGGATCGCAAGCAACGCAAACAGCGAACCAACGAGTTGTTGGAAGAATTCAATATCACGCACATTCGAAAGAGCCGGGCGGCAGGTTTGTCCGGTGGCGAGCGCCGCCGGCTCGAGATCGCACGATGCCTCGTATCCAATCCACGGATCGTGATGCTTGATGAGCCGTTCGCGGGGATCGACCCGGTGACCGTGCAATCCATCCAAGGCGTTATCCAACAACTGCGTGACTCTGGGATCAGTGTGTTGATCACGGACCACGCGGCTCGCGAAATTTTGACGACGGTGGATCGCTGCTATGTGATCTACCAGGGTCAAGTGTTGATTGATGGCACACCCGATGAAGTCAAACGTCACCCCAAGGTTCGAGAAGAATACTTGGGTGACCTCGACGCTGCCGCTGGCACATCGGTCGATAGCGGTCAGGCAGCTTCCAATGCGCCTGCCGCGAATCAATTCCGAGTCGATCCGGCTCACCCACAACCACCACCTGCGTCACCCGCCACCGCAACACCGCGACGGCAAGTCCCTCGGCGTCGCGTGACCGACGTTTGA
- the lepB gene encoding signal peptidase I: protein MCSVGFCAQNQPRFPPLHWRDCTGLDEKNRWSGRDDLSLDCVLRKIPRFSNIMKSSTESKSGKDGTVSEAQAAFDALTIPQQRAAVFRLQGGRETVEAFAVAFILALLFRAFIAEAFVIPTGSMAPALMGAHKDVFCDQCGQQFPIGASLENRTPALEKAVVGGICPNCRHVNPLDLANDPDHQTFSGDRILVSKFAYTLKEPKRWDVIVFKVPVNPKQNYIKRLVGLPGETISIRYGDVYASQNADEASAGIGEIQRKSPEKLMAMSHLVYDSEHQAQALIEAGYPSRLQPWTPGGDSVPKDSWSVDQSTEGLTATVQAAEGQTQWLRYYHHFPNQEQWDAAIAGQSLAEVDPHSGRLVTDFYAYDAYLNVDSDRVYDQKPSPVNVSRMKRLLGQSRSDGVFRMDYKSGGDLSQFRGTVNFGGSFHGADGVHWVGDLIVSKSIETSADAERLTFEIVEAGVRHLCEIDLKTGEVKLTLDDGDVRAFDGDGNLHPVATTSVRAGQQHDFRFSNADNELTLWIDDEVVAFQSPTTFDFDSIVPVAENQPRYDGPGNPLDAAPVAIGVTGGSATLNHLVIHRDKYYIAVDSRDYDMLDYDMGALRRFVGAGSQTEEIVRDIQLLMGEPTIWSDFPGWQNRRTVSFRMEEDQFFPMGDNSPESLDARCWAGNKTRLGNYASPDKDAYKFADVSYVPRDLLVGKALLVFWPHPWKSPLPFWPNVDRMQRIK, encoded by the coding sequence GTGTGTTCGGTCGGATTCTGCGCCCAAAACCAGCCGAGGTTCCCACCACTGCATTGGCGGGATTGCACCGGTTTGGACGAAAAAAACCGATGGTCCGGTCGAGACGATCTTTCGCTAGACTGCGTCCTTCGCAAAATACCCCGATTTTCCAACATCATGAAATCATCGACCGAATCGAAGTCCGGCAAGGACGGTACCGTGTCGGAGGCCCAGGCGGCTTTTGATGCATTGACGATTCCGCAACAAAGAGCAGCCGTCTTCCGATTGCAGGGCGGACGCGAAACCGTGGAAGCCTTCGCGGTGGCGTTCATTTTGGCTTTGTTGTTCCGTGCTTTCATCGCAGAAGCCTTCGTTATTCCCACCGGATCGATGGCTCCAGCGTTGATGGGCGCCCACAAAGATGTCTTTTGCGACCAATGCGGGCAACAGTTCCCAATCGGAGCGAGTTTGGAAAATCGCACGCCCGCTCTGGAGAAGGCCGTCGTCGGTGGCATTTGCCCCAATTGTCGGCACGTGAACCCGTTGGATTTGGCAAACGATCCCGATCACCAGACCTTCAGCGGTGATCGGATTTTGGTCAGCAAATTCGCTTACACGTTGAAAGAACCCAAACGCTGGGACGTGATCGTCTTCAAGGTGCCGGTCAACCCAAAGCAGAACTACATCAAACGCCTGGTGGGATTGCCCGGCGAAACCATTTCGATTCGATACGGTGACGTCTACGCGAGCCAAAACGCGGACGAGGCGTCGGCGGGGATCGGCGAGATCCAACGCAAGTCACCTGAGAAGTTGATGGCGATGAGCCATTTGGTTTACGACAGCGAGCACCAGGCACAGGCATTGATCGAGGCGGGGTATCCATCGCGATTGCAGCCTTGGACACCGGGTGGCGATTCTGTTCCGAAGGATTCTTGGTCGGTCGACCAGTCCACCGAAGGTCTCACCGCAACAGTGCAGGCTGCCGAGGGACAAACCCAGTGGCTTCGTTACTACCACCACTTTCCAAATCAAGAACAGTGGGACGCAGCGATTGCCGGACAGTCGTTGGCGGAAGTGGACCCACACAGTGGGCGCCTCGTGACCGACTTCTACGCCTACGATGCGTATTTGAATGTGGATTCCGATCGTGTCTATGACCAGAAACCGAGTCCGGTAAACGTTTCGCGTATGAAACGTCTTCTTGGTCAATCCCGATCCGATGGCGTTTTCCGAATGGATTACAAATCCGGTGGTGATTTGTCTCAGTTTCGCGGCACAGTGAATTTCGGCGGTTCCTTCCATGGTGCCGATGGGGTGCACTGGGTTGGCGATTTGATCGTTTCCAAAAGTATCGAAACCTCAGCGGATGCGGAGCGGTTGACGTTTGAGATTGTCGAAGCCGGCGTGCGGCATCTTTGTGAGATTGATTTGAAAACCGGTGAAGTAAAGCTGACGCTCGATGACGGAGACGTCCGCGCGTTTGATGGCGATGGAAATCTGCACCCTGTTGCGACAACATCCGTGCGTGCCGGTCAACAACACGATTTTCGGTTCAGCAACGCGGACAACGAACTGACGCTTTGGATCGATGACGAGGTTGTTGCGTTTCAATCACCAACCACTTTCGATTTCGATTCGATTGTCCCGGTCGCTGAGAATCAACCACGGTATGACGGGCCGGGCAATCCGCTGGACGCCGCACCGGTCGCCATCGGTGTGACCGGTGGATCCGCCACGCTGAATCATTTGGTGATTCATCGTGATAAGTACTATATCGCGGTCGATAGCAGAGACTATGACATGCTCGACTATGACATGGGTGCCCTGCGACGCTTCGTCGGTGCTGGATCGCAAACCGAAGAGATTGTTCGTGACATACAGTTGCTAATGGGCGAACCGACAATCTGGTCGGACTTTCCCGGTTGGCAAAATCGCCGCACGGTTTCGTTCCGTATGGAAGAGGACCAGTTCTTTCCGATGGGCGACAACAGTCCTGAAAGTTTGGATGCGCGGTGTTGGGCTGGCAATAAGACTCGGCTGGGCAATTACGCCAGTCCCGATAAAGACGCCTACAAATTCGCGGATGTTTCGTACGTCCCGCGAGACTTGTTGGTGGGCAAGGCTTTGCTGGTGTTCTGGCCGCACCCGTGGAAGTCGCCGTTGCCGTTTTGGCCCAACGTGGACCGGATGCAACGAATCAAGTGA
- a CDS encoding DinB family protein — MNSICLWKGTATSLFGAALLTSLISAPARAAEGDPVAVRVWPGGTVTIESHWGLSVAIKGETKNTEDLSDEKASTIPNADATVTVGESGSYLLSRPANEEEVTWQQVSREETKTDSVSVTPNDIQVSHLGGDAVHVQLDGIDLVVAGPGCTTETLASIQNIDAVIGSDLQRFVVEGRPMPVTVRNWISASSGSPDSVKVANQDHNTVAISSNSTDSATEPVVVWWNVSPKPWQMPEGMNKLFAAMEKSCAESQAVFAELTTAQMNFKPANGTHTPRWNVEHMMGRQLLFFSQMYHEADASIPVMDLNPAQMPPDYEFANADWDGAEEARQMQRVSDFSRRFAYLLDGYSVDDKVPGSRWPTLKALLKQMDRHYSEHTSNTEKKFALPGWPKN; from the coding sequence ATGAATTCAATCTGTTTATGGAAGGGAACTGCCACATCACTCTTTGGTGCGGCACTCCTGACGTCATTGATCAGTGCTCCCGCCCGAGCCGCCGAGGGTGATCCGGTTGCGGTTCGCGTTTGGCCTGGGGGAACTGTAACGATTGAATCGCACTGGGGTTTGAGTGTTGCAATCAAAGGTGAAACAAAGAACACCGAAGATCTGTCAGATGAGAAAGCGTCCACAATCCCAAATGCTGACGCGACGGTGACGGTTGGTGAGTCCGGTAGCTACCTACTCAGCAGGCCAGCCAACGAAGAAGAAGTGACATGGCAGCAAGTATCTCGGGAAGAAACGAAAACCGATTCAGTCAGTGTCACACCAAACGACATTCAAGTGAGCCATTTGGGTGGAGACGCGGTTCATGTTCAATTGGATGGCATTGACCTCGTTGTCGCTGGCCCAGGTTGCACTACCGAGACGCTGGCATCAATTCAGAACATTGATGCAGTCATTGGATCAGACCTTCAACGTTTTGTCGTAGAAGGACGCCCGATGCCGGTGACCGTTCGGAACTGGATTTCCGCTTCATCGGGATCGCCCGACTCGGTCAAAGTCGCAAATCAGGACCACAACACGGTTGCCATTTCATCGAATTCGACTGACTCGGCAACCGAACCGGTTGTTGTTTGGTGGAACGTCTCTCCGAAACCCTGGCAGATGCCCGAAGGGATGAACAAACTCTTCGCCGCGATGGAAAAGTCCTGTGCTGAGTCGCAAGCAGTCTTCGCCGAGCTGACGACAGCTCAAATGAATTTTAAACCGGCCAACGGAACCCATACCCCACGATGGAATGTCGAACACATGATGGGGCGTCAGTTGCTTTTCTTCTCTCAGATGTACCACGAGGCTGACGCTTCCATTCCAGTGATGGATTTGAATCCTGCCCAGATGCCACCCGACTATGAATTCGCCAATGCAGACTGGGATGGGGCCGAAGAAGCTCGCCAGATGCAACGCGTCAGCGACTTTTCGCGTCGGTTTGCCTATTTGCTAGACGGATACTCAGTCGACGACAAAGTGCCGGGCAGTCGCTGGCCAACTTTGAAGGCGTTGCTGAAACAAATGGATCGGCATTACAGCGAACACACATCCAATACGGAAAAGAAGTTCGCGCTGCCGGGATGGCCTAAAAATTAG
- a CDS encoding Flp family type IVb pilin — protein sequence MKKFAENVVAFLKEEDGPTAVEYAVLLALIIVVCIGAVTTIGSNANAKFGEAGAAIAAN from the coding sequence ATGAAAAAGTTTGCTGAAAACGTTGTTGCTTTCCTGAAAGAAGAAGACGGACCAACTGCTGTTGAGTACGCCGTCTTGTTGGCTCTGATCATCGTCGTTTGCATCGGTGCTGTTACCACAATCGGTAGCAACGCCAACGCGAAGTTCGGCGAAGCTGGCGCTGCAATCGCTGCCAACTAA
- a CDS encoding A24 family peptidase, whose product MDTLLQGITENWTIWFVTVVLIVAAVIDGMILKVPNWLTFPFIICGWAHCFIQGGFPELGYSLLGTFVGMMLLLPLRNVGGMGAGDVKLLAGIGAWCGTMITLKAFAATAIVGGIMAAFMIWKSGAWVKHYAQFWKIMDEWRTIRKPEQLAAIARERKPTMYLLPYGIPMAIGTIIYFAATGQLV is encoded by the coding sequence ATGGACACTCTCCTTCAAGGCATCACCGAAAACTGGACCATCTGGTTCGTGACGGTTGTCCTTATCGTTGCTGCCGTCATCGACGGCATGATTTTGAAAGTCCCTAACTGGTTGACTTTCCCGTTCATAATTTGCGGATGGGCACACTGTTTCATCCAGGGCGGTTTTCCCGAACTGGGATACAGCTTGCTCGGCACTTTCGTCGGCATGATGCTTCTGTTGCCACTTCGCAACGTAGGCGGAATGGGTGCAGGCGACGTGAAACTGCTTGCGGGCATCGGAGCCTGGTGCGGTACCATGATCACGTTGAAAGCGTTTGCTGCGACCGCCATCGTCGGCGGAATCATGGCAGCCTTCATGATCTGGAAGAGCGGAGCATGGGTGAAACACTATGCTCAATTCTGGAAAATCATGGATGAATGGCGAACGATTCGGAAACCTGAGCAACTCGCCGCGATTGCTCGAGAGCGAAAACCGACCATGTACCTGTTGCCATACGGAATTCCAATGGCCATCGGCACAATTATCTACTTCGCCGCGACGGGCCAATTGGTCTGA
- the cpaB gene encoding Flp pilus assembly protein CpaB: MSDASIAGGRSSIEFNASSLSPLVTHSIAMRNKSVFLILACVCGTIAAIGVSQWMQAQSTGQSSVATVEIFVTAKTIDIAEEITADKIRLEQWPADRVPTGASGKLEDVEGKFARQRFYEGEPVMPVKLMADANGSSQTIPVGFSVVSMRADPESSVATLVRPGDRVDVMAYFVKSELIPETTAKTVLTGVRVFAVDGRTEREVDSEAEAKPARSISLLIHKKDTPAWTYASELGKIRLTLGNPSDINETKDGETDGGAGQEFLRWLSDYQIAQAQREEDNNRVEVPVTTPSIQAPKKEKKRGFKMLKMSGGVLTEYWIEEGSSVPKVLAESGREELEDTNNDLRTRPGADYPLPSVNELDEPSAPTDYSYLNGSQSPFYNSGPPNRSEADDSRSDEFGPTSR, from the coding sequence GTGAGTGACGCTTCCATTGCGGGCGGTCGGTCATCGATCGAATTCAACGCGAGCAGTCTGTCACCTCTGGTTACCCACTCGATTGCCATGCGAAACAAATCAGTCTTCCTCATCTTGGCCTGCGTTTGCGGCACGATCGCCGCGATCGGCGTTAGCCAATGGATGCAAGCTCAATCGACGGGTCAGAGTTCGGTAGCAACGGTCGAGATTTTCGTCACTGCGAAAACCATTGATATCGCCGAAGAAATCACCGCTGACAAAATCCGTCTCGAACAATGGCCCGCCGATCGTGTTCCGACCGGAGCGAGTGGCAAACTCGAAGACGTCGAAGGCAAATTTGCGCGCCAGCGTTTCTACGAAGGCGAACCCGTGATGCCGGTCAAATTGATGGCCGATGCCAACGGTTCATCCCAAACCATTCCTGTCGGTTTCAGCGTCGTGTCGATGCGAGCCGACCCTGAAAGTAGCGTTGCGACCCTGGTCCGCCCCGGCGACCGTGTGGACGTGATGGCTTACTTTGTCAAAAGCGAATTGATTCCTGAGACGACCGCGAAAACGGTTTTAACAGGCGTTCGAGTCTTCGCCGTTGACGGACGCACCGAACGCGAAGTTGACTCGGAAGCCGAAGCCAAACCGGCCCGGTCGATCTCGCTGCTGATTCATAAAAAAGACACTCCCGCTTGGACCTATGCCAGCGAACTCGGCAAGATTCGTCTGACGCTGGGTAACCCGAGCGACATCAACGAAACAAAGGACGGCGAGACCGATGGCGGTGCCGGGCAAGAATTCTTGCGATGGCTGTCCGACTATCAGATCGCTCAAGCACAACGCGAAGAAGACAACAATCGCGTCGAAGTTCCAGTGACGACACCTTCCATTCAAGCACCCAAGAAAGAGAAGAAACGGGGCTTCAAGATGTTGAAGATGTCCGGTGGTGTGCTGACTGAATACTGGATCGAAGAAGGATCCAGCGTGCCGAAGGTCTTGGCTGAATCAGGTCGTGAAGAACTGGAAGACACCAACAACGACCTGCGAACTCGTCCGGGTGCAGATTATCCCCTCCCTAGCGTGAACGAACTGGATGAACCCAGTGCACCGACCGATTACAGCTACCTGAACGGATCGCAAAGTCCGTTCTACAACAGCGGACCACCGAACCGTTCCGAAGCGGATGATTCAAGGTCCGATGAGTTTGGTCCGACCAGCCGCTAA